From the Candidatus Cloacimonadota bacterium genome, the window TATCATTTACGATAACAAAGCTCAAGCCGAACCTCTTCCTATGAACTGGCGAATGGGTTTATCATATAAAATCCTGAATTCGGATTTTAATAAATTAACTGTTAATACTGATATGAATAAACTCCTGGCAAACGACGATCCTATATACAAACGAATTATTTCAGCCTGGATCGATAATCCCAAAGGAGATGAATGGGAAGCGATCATCTTTAATGCTGGGATTGAATATGTCTATCTTGATTTGCTCTCTTTAAGAACAGGATATATTTCCGATAGAGCAGGTGAAATCGAAGGCGTTTCTTTTGGAGCAGGAATTCATTACACTTTTTCAAACAAATATGATGTCTCTTTTGATTTTGCGATGCAGCCGGGTGGCGATCTTCAGAAATACAACCAGACCTTCTCCGTAAAAGTCGATTTTTAAAATATGAAGAAAGTCATAATTACAATTGTATTAGTTGCCGGACTTCTGGTTCCGCAACTGGGTCTGGCAAAGAAAATTAAATTTACCAAAGGGAAACAGGCAGCTAATCTCGAAATAAAAACTCATCCTGTGGAAGAATATCTATCTTCAAGAAGACATTTTGATTTAAAGAAAAGGAACTCGAACAAACTTCTGGTCCTGATGATCGAATTTCAACAAGAAATCGATGACGATCCGCAAACTACCGGTGATGGAACATTTCTTGATTCTACAGATGTTGCAGATTATCCAATTCCTTTAGG encodes:
- a CDS encoding PorV/PorQ family protein, with the protein product MIYDNKAQAEPLPMNWRMGLSYKILNSDFNKLTVNTDMNKLLANDDPIYKRIISAWIDNPKGDEWEAIIFNAGIEYVYLDLLSLRTGYISDRAGEIEGVSFGAGIHYTFSNKYDVSFDFAMQPGGDLQKYNQTFSVKVDF